A genomic region of Bradyrhizobium sp. ORS 278 contains the following coding sequences:
- the parE gene encoding DNA topoisomerase IV subunit B, translating to MGKPLKSAAKAKAKGVADPLAAFAAKGKAQTKHQAKPAARAAGSEGEYTARDIEVLEGLEPVRRRPGMYIGGTDEKALHHLFAEVIDNSMDEALAGHATFIEVELDAQGFLTVTDNGRGIPIDPHPKFPKKSALEIIMCTLHAGGKFDSKVYETSGGLHGVGISVVNALSTRLEVEVARNQKLYRMIFERGHPKGKLEEVGKAPNRRGTKVRFQPDPTIFGAKATFKPQRLFKMARSKAYLFGGVEIRWKCDPSLLKGIEDVQPEATFHFPGGLKDYLAAAIHADTLVHPDIFAGKSGRTGGHGGCEWAVAWTADADGFLSSYCNTIPTPDGGTHESGIRSALLRGLKDHAERVGQGKRSANITSEDIMAGAAIMLSVFVREPEFQGQTKDRLATAEAQRIVEQAVKDPFDHWLSGNPVQANRLLDFVVERAEERIRRRQEKETARKTATKKLRLPGKLADCTDAGTEGSELFIVEGDSAGGSAKQARDRKKQAVLPLRGKILNVASAGKDKLTANAQLADLVMAIGAGTGTSYREEDLRYQRIIIMTDADVDGAHIASLLITFFYRQMPRLIDEGHLYLAVPPLYRLTHGSKTFYARDDAHRDELLRREFNANAKVEIGRFKGLGEMMPAQLKETTMDPAKRTLLRVMLLADDRDGTADSVERLMGTKAEARFAFISEKAEFASDELLDV from the coding sequence ATGGGTAAGCCGTTGAAATCAGCTGCAAAAGCCAAGGCCAAGGGGGTCGCCGACCCGCTGGCGGCGTTCGCCGCCAAGGGCAAGGCCCAGACCAAGCATCAAGCCAAGCCAGCCGCACGCGCGGCCGGATCCGAGGGCGAATATACCGCCCGCGACATCGAGGTGCTCGAGGGCCTGGAGCCGGTGCGCCGCCGCCCCGGCATGTATATCGGCGGCACCGACGAGAAGGCGCTGCACCACCTCTTCGCAGAGGTCATCGACAACTCGATGGACGAGGCGCTGGCCGGCCACGCCACCTTCATCGAGGTCGAACTCGACGCCCAGGGCTTCCTGACCGTGACCGACAACGGCCGCGGCATTCCGATTGATCCGCATCCGAAGTTTCCGAAGAAGTCGGCGCTCGAGATCATCATGTGCACGCTGCATGCAGGCGGCAAGTTCGACTCCAAGGTCTACGAGACCTCGGGCGGCTTGCACGGCGTCGGCATCTCCGTGGTGAACGCGCTGTCGACCCGGCTCGAGGTCGAGGTCGCGCGCAACCAGAAGCTCTACCGCATGATCTTCGAGCGCGGCCATCCCAAGGGCAAGCTCGAGGAGGTCGGCAAGGCCCCCAACCGCCGCGGCACCAAGGTGCGCTTCCAGCCCGACCCGACCATCTTCGGCGCCAAGGCGACATTCAAGCCGCAGCGCCTGTTCAAGATGGCCCGCTCCAAGGCCTATCTGTTCGGCGGCGTCGAGATCCGCTGGAAGTGCGATCCGTCGCTGCTCAAGGGCATCGAGGACGTCCAGCCCGAGGCGACGTTCCACTTCCCGGGCGGCCTGAAGGACTATCTGGCCGCAGCGATCCATGCCGACACGCTGGTCCATCCGGACATCTTCGCCGGCAAGTCCGGCCGCACCGGCGGCCATGGCGGCTGCGAATGGGCGGTCGCCTGGACGGCCGATGCCGACGGCTTCTTGTCGTCCTACTGCAACACCATCCCGACGCCCGACGGCGGCACGCACGAATCGGGCATCCGCAGCGCACTCCTTCGCGGCCTGAAGGACCATGCCGAGCGCGTCGGCCAGGGCAAGCGCTCGGCCAACATCACCTCCGAGGACATCATGGCGGGCGCCGCCATCATGCTCTCGGTGTTCGTGCGCGAGCCGGAATTCCAGGGCCAGACCAAGGACCGACTCGCGACCGCCGAGGCGCAGCGCATCGTCGAGCAGGCCGTCAAGGACCCGTTCGACCACTGGCTGTCGGGCAATCCGGTGCAGGCGAACAGGCTGCTCGACTTCGTCGTCGAGCGCGCCGAGGAGCGCATCCGCCGCCGCCAGGAGAAGGAGACGGCGCGCAAGACCGCGACCAAGAAGCTGCGCCTGCCCGGCAAACTCGCCGACTGCACCGACGCCGGGACGGAAGGCTCCGAGCTGTTCATCGTCGAGGGCGATTCGGCCGGCGGCAGCGCCAAGCAGGCGCGCGACCGCAAGAAGCAGGCGGTGCTGCCGCTGCGCGGCAAGATCCTCAACGTCGCCTCCGCCGGCAAGGACAAGCTGACCGCCAACGCCCAGCTCGCCGACCTCGTGATGGCGATCGGCGCCGGGACCGGAACGTCGTACCGCGAAGAGGATCTGCGCTACCAGCGCATCATCATCATGACCGACGCCGACGTCGACGGCGCCCACATCGCCTCGCTGCTGATCACCTTCTTCTACCGGCAGATGCCGCGGCTGATCGACGAGGGGCACCTCTATCTGGCGGTGCCGCCGCTGTACCGGCTCACCCATGGCAGCAAGACGTTCTACGCCCGCGACGACGCCCACAGGGATGAGCTTTTGAGGCGCGAGTTCAACGCCAATGCCAAGGTCGAGATCGGCCGCTTCAAAGGCCTGGGCGAGATGATGCCGGCGCAGCTCAAGGAGACCACCATGGATCCGGCCAAGCGGACCCTGCTCCGGGTGATGCTGCTGGCCGACGATCGCGATGGCACCGCCGACTCGGTCGAGCGGCTGATGGGCACCAAGGCCGAGGCGCGTTTCGCCTTCATCTCGGAAAAGGCGGAATTCGCCAGCGACGAGTTGCTCGACGTCTAG
- a CDS encoding DedA family protein, translating to MEEFGRAVAEFVRDHQAWAAPIVLLLAFGESLAFISLLIPAWGALVAIGALIGATGISFWPVWLAGGLGAALGDWVSYWFGYRYKDRVARMWPLSRYPELLPRGEAFVRDWGVPSIFIGRFFGPLRASVPLAAGIFEMPYVMFQVANFVSALVWSAALLLFGDVIGRIMEWLWRSV from the coding sequence ATGGAAGAGTTTGGCCGCGCGGTAGCCGAGTTCGTGCGCGACCATCAGGCCTGGGCTGCCCCGATCGTCCTGCTGCTGGCCTTCGGCGAGTCGCTGGCCTTCATCTCGCTGCTGATTCCGGCCTGGGGCGCGCTGGTCGCGATCGGCGCCCTGATTGGCGCCACCGGCATCAGCTTCTGGCCGGTCTGGCTGGCCGGTGGTCTCGGCGCGGCGCTGGGCGATTGGGTCTCCTATTGGTTCGGCTATCGCTACAAGGACCGCGTCGCCAGGATGTGGCCGCTGTCGCGCTACCCGGAGCTGCTGCCCCGCGGCGAGGCGTTCGTGCGCGACTGGGGCGTGCCGAGCATTTTCATCGGCCGGTTCTTCGGGCCGCTGCGCGCCTCGGTGCCGCTGGCGGCCGGCATCTTCGAGATGCCCTATGTGATGTTTCAGGTCGCCAATTTCGTGTCCGCGCTGGTCTGGTCGGCCGCGCTGCTGCTGTTCGGCGACGTGATCGGCCGCATCATGGAATGGCTGTGGCGCAGCGTGTGA